One part of the Neoarius graeffei isolate fNeoGra1 chromosome 2, fNeoGra1.pri, whole genome shotgun sequence genome encodes these proteins:
- the LOC132881580 gene encoding heme transporter FLVCR1-like, whose product MVAGELIQEAVRHGDTPASPDEYDSVTECSAVKVTVKEEENESESRAMLPAEQNPPPPPSPPPLLQTRLYRRRFAVLLIFSLYSLLNAFQWIQYSIITNIFTHFYGVTSVMIDWLSVVYMVAYIPLIFPVTWLLDCKGLRITALLGSGLNCAGAWLKCASAAPGLFWVTMTAQVVCSVAQVFILGLPSRIASVWFGPREVSTACAVAVLGNQLGVAIGFLLPPVLVPNTQDDKGLMGHNISIMFYGTAAISTLLFILTIIVIQDRPPLPPSQAQAVLPTGLAEDYSYKQSIINLFKSKPFILLLLSYGIMTGSYYSVSTLLNQMIITHYQGEELNAGRIGLTLVIAGMVGSIICGLWLDHTKTYKMTTLIVYILSFLGMLVFTFTLNLGHLLVVFITGGVLGFFMTGYLPIGFEFAVEITYPESEGTSSGLLNAFAQLFGIIFTLIQGKLTTEHNPLIGNLFLCAWIFVGIILTALIKSDLKRHEVNMGNNKCQAVPTECPVEKVSNGVKVDLSSDFSRETTL is encoded by the exons ATGGTGGCGGGTGAGTTGATTCAGGAAGCAGTGAGGCACGGAGACACACCGGCTTCCCCGGATGAATACGACAGTGTAACGGAGTGCAGCGCTGTCAAAGTCACcgtgaaggaggaggagaacgAGTCGGAGAGCCGCGCCATGCTTCCTGCGGAACagaaccctcctcctcctccttctcctcctcctcttctccagACCAGGCTGTACCGCAGGCGCTTTGCCGTGCTCCTCATCTTCAGCCTGTACTCTCTGCTCAACGCCTTCCAGTGGATCCAGTACAGCATCATCACCAACATCTTCACGCACTTCTACGGCGTGACGAGTGTGATGATCGACTGGCTGTCAGTGGTGTACATGGTGGCCTACATCCCGCTCATCTTCCCCGTCACTTGGCTGCTGGACTGCAAAGGGCTGCGCATCACGGCGCTGCTCGGCTCCGGCCTCAACTGCGCAGGCGCGTGGCTGAAGTGTGCGAGTGCCGCACCCGGGCTCTTCTGGGTTACCATGACGGCTCAGGTGGTCTGTTCTGTGGCTCAGGTGTTCATCCTCGGCCTGCCCTCCAGGATCGCGTCTGTGTGGTTCGGGCCCAGAGAGGTGTCCACTGCCTGCGCTGTAGCCGTACTGGGAAACCAG CTGGGCGTAGCTATAGGGTTTCTGCTCCCGCCTGTCCTGGTCCCAAACACACAAGATGATAAAGGACTGATGGGCCACAATATAAGCATAATGTTCTACGGAACAGCTGCCATCTCAACCTTGCTGTTCATTTTAACAATCATTG tcattCAAGACAGACCCCCTTTACCGCCGAGTCAAGCTCAGGCAGTGTTACCCACAGGCCTAGCTGAAGATTATTCCTATAAGCAGTCCATCATTAATCTATTCAAGAGCAAGCCGTTcatcctgctcctgctgagttaCG gcaTCATGACCGGATCATACTATTCAGTGTCCACGCTCCTCAACCAAATGATCATCACTCATTATCAG GGCGAGGAGCTGAATGCAGGCAGAATTGGCCTCACGCTGGTCATAGCTGGAATGGTCGGCTCCATCATttgcgggctgtggctggaccatACGAAAACCTACAA AATGACTACGCTGATTGTGTACATTCTCTCCTTCCTCGGCATGCTGGTGTTCACCTTCACACTGAACCTGGGCCATCTACTTGTGGTCTTCATCACTGGAGGGGTGCTTGG GTTTTTTATGACTGGTTACCTGCCCATTGGTTTCGAATTTGCTGTTGAAATCACCTACCCAGAGTCTGAAGGCACTTCATCTGGTCTTCTTAATGCATTCGCTCAG TTGTTTGGAATTATATTCACATTGATTCAAGGGAAACTCACCACAGAACACAACCCACTGATTGGAAACCTCTTCCTGTGTGCCTGGATATTCGTCGGGATCATTTTAACAG CATTGATAAAATCAGATCTGAAGAGACATGAGGTCAATATGGGTAACAACAAATGTCAGGCG GTTCCTACTGAGTGTCCTGTGGAGAAGGTATCTAATGGTGTAAAGGTGGATTTGTCGTCAGATTTCTCACGTGAGACCACACTGTAA